In Alosa sapidissima isolate fAloSap1 chromosome 4, fAloSap1.pri, whole genome shotgun sequence, the following are encoded in one genomic region:
- the rhol gene encoding rhodopsin, like codes for MLTNQIGLAPSSPRRPSEERRLPVPSRTIETAWATRSRTFGSHQDRLGDQVEDLRQPSRPPGRPGRGPSAAMNGTEGPDFYVPMSNLTGLVRSPYEYPQFYLAEPWAFACMAAYMFFLILTGFPINFLTLYVTVQHKRLRTPLNYILLNLAVADLFMVVGGFTTTMYTSLHGYFVFGRLGCNLEGFFATHGGEIALWSLVVLAVERWVVVCKPVSDFRFGENHAVAGVAFTWLMAGTCSVPPLVGWSRYIPEGLQCSCGIDYYTLKPQINNESFVVYMFVVHFSIPLLIIGFCYGRLVCTVKAAAAQQQESETTQRAEREVTRMVVLMVISFLVCWVPYASVAWYIFMHQGTYFGPIFMTVPAFFAKSSALYNPLIYVCMNKQFRHCMITTLFCGKNPFEEEEGASTASASKTEASSVSSTSVSPA; via the coding sequence ATGCTGACCAACCAGATCGGTTTGGCACCTTCATCCCCTCGGAGGCCCTCTGAGGAACGACGCCTCCCTGTGCCCTCTCGGACCATCGAGACCGCCTGGGCGACCAGGTCGAGGACCTTCGGCAGCCATCAAGACCGCCTGGGCGACCAGGTCGAGGACCTTCGGCAGCCATCGAGACCGCCTGGGCGACCAGGTCGAGGACCTTCGGCAGCAATGAACGGCACAGAGGGCCCGGATTTCTATGTGCCCATGTCCAACCTGACCGGACTGGTGCGCAGCCCGTACGAGTACCCGCAGTTCTACCTGGCGGAGCCCTGGGCCTTCGCTTGCATGGCCGCGTACATGttcttcctcatcctcaccGGCTTCCCCATCAACTTCCTCACGCTGTACGTCACCGTCCAGCACAAGAGGCTGCGGACGCCGCTCAACTACATCCTGCTCAACCTGGCTGTGGCGGACCTCTTCATGGTGGTGGGCGGCTTCACCACCACCATGTACACGTCCCTGCACGGCTACTTCGTCTTCGGCCGCCTCGGCTGCAACCTCGAGGGCTTCTTCGCCACGCACGGCGGCGAGATCGCCCTCTGGTCACTGGTGGTGCTTGCCGTCGAGCGCTGGGTGGTCGTCTGCAAGCCCGTGAGCGACTTCCGCTTCGGAGAGAACCACGCCGTCGCAGGCGTGGCCTTCACCTGGCTGATGGCGGGCACCTGCTCGGTGCCGCCGCTGGTCGGCTGGTCGCGCTACATCCCCGAGGGCCTGCAGTGCTCCTGTGGCATCGACTACTACACCCTCAAGCCCCAGATCAACAACGAGTCCTTCGTGGTCTACATGTTCGTTGTGCACTTCAGCATCCCCCTCCTCATCATCGGCTTCTGCTACGGACGGCTGGTGTGCACCGTCAAGGCGGCCGCcgcgcagcagcaggagtccgaGACCACGCAGCGGGCCGAGCGCGAGGTCACGCGCATGGTCGTCCTCATGGTCATCTCCTTCCTGGTATGCTGGGTGCCCTATGCCAGCGTGGCCTGGTACATCTTCATGCACCAGGGCACCTACTTCGGACCCATCTTCATGACGGTGCCCGCCTTCTTTGCCAAGAGCTCGGCGCTCTACAACCCCCTCATCTACGTGTGCATGAACAAGCAGTTCCGCCACTGCATGATCACCACGCTGTTCTGCGGCAAGAACCCcttcgaggaggaggagggcgccTCTACCGCGTCCGCGTCCAAGACCGAGGCCTCCTCCGTCTCGTCCACCTCGGTGTCCCCAGCGTGA